Genomic DNA from Thalassoroseus pseudoceratinae:
CAATACGATGCTCGCCGCCGACAGTCTCATGGGGTTCTGGCCAGATGGAACCAGTTGTTGTGCCCGCCTGCGTCCCGATCGGTCCAACTTCGATAGTTATTGGTCCAACGGCAACCAACATTATTTTGGGTTCGGAAGCTGGCACGGCGGCGTTTGCCAGGTGGCATTCTGCGATGGACGTTCGCAACGGATTTCCAAGTCGATTGATTCCGTTGTTCTGAACGCCATTGCAACTCGTAATGGTAGCGAACGGGTCAGTTTGCCGCAGTAGAAGACTTGTCAGCAATCGAACCACAAATACCAATCGGCCACGCCACTTCCATCTGGGACGTGGCGTTTTTTTTGTTCCATAGAGCGGTGAGCTTACGATCGCTTGGCGAAAAGACGCCTTTTCTTAGAACGTGGATTTTCGTTAGTATCCGTGCCGTACACCAGTCGCGACGCGAAGGCAGGGAAGCCGGGCATGAAGACATTACGTGGAAAAAAAGCTCTTGTCACCGGAGCGGCATCCGGTTTGGGACGTGCTATCGCATTGGCTTTGGCTCATGAAGGTGTCGATCTGTTCCTGCTCGACATCGACGAGGCCGGCCTCAACGAAGTGATCTTTGAGGTAACTGCCCTCCGGGTCTGTGCGGTGGGTCGTCAATGCGACCTGACCAAGCCCGAAGACATCACCGCCGCGGTTGAAGACCTCAAAAAACGTTGGCAGCATGTTGACATTCTCGTCAACAATGCCGGTGTGGCTTACTACGGCCCGACTCATAAGATGACCGCCGAACAATGGGATTGGATTCTCGATATCAATCTCCGAGCGCCAGTCCGGCTTGTTCAGGAGTTGCTGCCAACACTGCTAGAGCGGCCAGAATCGCATATTCTCAATATGGGAAGCATCTCTGGTCTGGTGGCGGGAGGGCGGTTCGCCGCTTATCACGTCTCGAAGTTTGGTATCGTCGGTTTCAGTGAGGCTCTGCGTGCCGAGTATGGTCGCAAGGGCATTGGAGTCTCTGTGCTGTGTCCCGGTCCGGTTCGGACGAAACTCTACGAGAACGCGGCTGGCGGTCGTCCCGAGAAACCAGTCCCAACTCCGCCACGATGGATCTGCACGACGGAAGAAAAAGTCGCAAAAGCGGCCGTCAAGGCGATCCGCAAGAACAAACGGATGATCCTACTCACGCCGCTCGCTCATATGCTTTATACGACCAAACGCATCGCTCCTTGGTTCCTGGACGCACTCAGTCAAATCGGAAGAAAGAAAAAGCACAAGGCGACTCCTGCAAAGCCCGTCGAAAGCTCACAACAACGCTCCCGCGCTGCGTAGGACAGTCGACTGTTCATCGTATCGACTTCGGTTTCACGATGACTGGGTATGAAGGCGTTCTCAAGGCCACCGCAGACGAAGAAGATCCAGACAGTGTCTAGTTATCGATGGGATGGTTCAGCTTCCAAAGATACCCGGCAACAACCAATGCGAGGCCGATCAGTAACACTAGTGACTCCACCAGTGAAAACGGCCACTGTAACTTGAATCGCTTCGATCGCCGACGTTTTCGCATCGCGTCGGCTTTTGTGAACGTCTCCGGTAACGGCTGTGGTTGCGGCAGCACCAAGTAACGTTCCCCACATTCTGAGCAAGGGACGTTTTGCGGACGTTTCAGTCGACCGCCGGTCCATTGATGACCGCAACCACATATGATCTCGTAGGATTTATCGCTTCTCGAATCCTTCACAGATCACGCTTTCTCGCTGTCCGAATAAGACATTTGTCGGCATGTTACCGCCTCTAGCGATTATAACAACATGTTGACCCGCATCATCGGAAGTCTTTGCCCACTTCCCGTGCCCAGACATCGACTCCCATTTTGACGAACGAACAAATTGGGAGTATAGATCATTGATGGCTTGAATTCACTTCGCCGTCGAGCCGCTACCCGCAGTGGCTGTTTGTGGGCACGTATTGAGGCAAAGGAATCGTTCATGTTCGCCGTCTCCGACGAGGATTCTAAGAACCGTTCAATCCAAGGAGACGTGGCGATCGGTTTGGTGCTTGAACCAACCCGCCGAATTGCCAACATTCGAGCTGTACTTCTGGAACGCGGCGAATGGACGATCGGTTCCGCGGAAGACTGTGCGATTCAGTTGATCGTGCCCGGCGTACAACCGCGTCACGCGACGATCTCCGTCGCAGCTCATCAAACAATCCTCGAAGCTTCGGATTCACGAACGTGGCACAACGATGGTCCGTTTCGTAGAGCCGTTCTCAATCCTGGGGACCGGATTGCAATCGGACCAGTCGAGTTCCGCGTGCGGGCCGCAACTCAGGAGGAAATTCAGAAGCACAGCAACACTCAAGTCGCTTCGTCGAGTGTCGCTAACCCAACGTCCCCCGAACCACATTCCTTGCCAGCCAGCACCAACACCCCAAGTCAATCGAGCGGTGCGACATCCCTTCTCAACCTCGAAGCCGATCGCCTTGCAAGAATGCGGGCCGATCTGGAACGAAAACTCGATGTGCTGACTAGCCGCGAGCAGGAGTTGATTGCGGAAGAGCGGTCGGTTCAGGAGGAAATGAATCGTCAGAGAGCGACGCTGGAATCCGAGTCCTCAGCACTGCGGGACCGCGCGGCGGATCTTCGTCGACAAGAAGACAGTCTGGAGAGACAAACACGATCATTCCAACGCAGGACGGAAGAGTTTGAGACGACAGTTGCAACTCGGGAAGCCAAACTCGACGAAGCGGAGTCGAAGATCAGCCTCGAAAGAGAGTCTCTAAATCGTGAACGTAGCGACTTCATCAAAGAGAAGGAGCAACTGCAAGAGTCGCTCGCCGATGAGCGTTCGCAACTCGATAGTGAGCGAGAGCAACATCGCTCGCTCATGCGATCCGTCGAAGAAGAACAAGACAAGCTGCAAGGGCAGACAGAGGAGCTTAGTCGACGCGAAGAAAAACTAGTCGCTGCCGAAACAGACCTTAGTCATCGTCTCGACGACCTTCAAACACGCGAATCAGCGTTCAACGAACAGTTCGCGGAATACAAGCAAAAACAGCAAGAACTCCAGTCACGTCAAGAGGAATGGGAATATCAACGCCAGGAGTTCGAGCGACAACAGCAGGAGTTGGAGAGTCGCGTCGAACAACTACAAGTTCGAGAACGCGAATTCGAGACAGCGTATCTCAACTCTCAGACGAAGGCAGACGATCTTGAACGACACCACCACGTATTTTCCGACCTGAAAGCGGAATTCAGCACCGCAGCGACAGAGTTGCTGGGTCGACAACGCGCGGTCGAAGAACGGGAAAAAGATGTCGCCGACCGATTAGCGCAAAACACCAACACGGAACATGAACTCAATCAACTGCGAATGCAGTTAGAGACGGACCGCACGCAAGTCGCCAGCGAACGTAGCGAACTAGTCGAAGCTGCACGACGAATCGATGAACGCCTCGAGGCCGTTTGTCAGGCTGAAGCAACGATCTCGGATCAGGAAGAGGTTTTGCGGGAACGAGAAGATTCCGTTGCACATCGAGAGACAGTTCTCACTGAATCCGAAGACCAACTCCGATCACTTCAAGAGCAAGTCGAGGCTGATCAAAGAGCACTTAAAGAGAGAGTTGCAGCCCATGAAAAGGAATCTGAGGCGTTAACCCGTCTTCGAACAGAACTTGAGTCTCTGCAAGAATCGCTCGACGCTCAATCCTCTCAAGTGCAAACGGAGACTAAGTCACTAGCAAGTCGGCAGGAAGAGATTTCGTCACTTGAGAAGTCGTTGAACGAGCGTAATTACGCACTACAACTTGACACCGAAAAACTATCTGAACTGCAGAAAGAGTTAAATTCCCGACAAGTTTCACTGGATGAGGTCGAGGAAAAACTACAGAAAGAGAAAAAGGCACTTGCTAGCGAACGCGATGAGTTCGAGGCTCAACGTTTGACGCTGAACCAAGAGCGTCAAGAACTGGCCACAGAAATGGACGCCATGACGGAGCTGCGTTCCGAATTGGAGTCATGGCAAACCTCATTGGATGAGGAAAGTCGCCAACTCCAGTTAGACAAGGAGTCATTCAACGAAGAGCGTGAGAAGTTCACACAGGAAACCAAACACTCGCAGCAGCAAGAATCTGATGCGCCCCAGAATGAATTGACTTCGCTACGCGATCAGATTGCATCGCAACAGTCGCAGTTCATTGAGCAAAAAACAGCTTGTAGTCAGCTGGAATCCGAGGTCGAACGATTAAAATCGGAACTGACTAGCAAGGACTCCGAGTTGGTTGACCTTCGACAGCAACTCGAAAGCCTTCATACACACCGGACTGAAGATCAGGAAACCAATCTTTCCCTGACTGAGCAGGTCGCTAGCCTTGAGAACAGACTGTCCCAGGAGACTGCCGAGTTTGATCAGTGCAAGCACGAGCTAAGAAATGCGAGGAATGAACTTGAGGAGTCTTGTGATGCTCTTGCAAAACAAGCTGAAGAACTGCAGGAGCTTCGACGACAACTAGAGTCTCGGTCGGTGCCAGAGCCGAACAAATCAGAGATTGACGACAAGCTCGCGTTGCTGAATCAAGCGGAAGAGCTGCGGATTGCATTCGAGGAACTCGAAACACGTCAATCTGCGTTAGCGGAGCGAGAACAATTCTTAGATCGTCAAACTCAGCAACTCGCAAATCGAGAAGTCGAAGTTGATCAACTGTTAGCGTCTCTTGAGGATACGAGTTCTGCTCTGACTGAGCACCGGGCCGCATTCGTCGATGCTTTGGGGGCAATTGAGAAAACTGACGAGGAAAATACTAGAGAAGTTGTCGGCGCAGACGAGTTCACAGCCGAGCGTGAAGAGCTTGAGCGTCTGCGGGCGGAGATTGAACTTGAAAGAGAAAGCTTAGACGCAGAAAAGACAAGACTCGCAACCTTACAGGCAGACTTGGAACAACAATCTCCTAGCATTGAGAATAGCAATGCAGACCAAGTCGATAATCTTGAAGATCTCGCTAAGATTGAAAATGAATCGACAACTACGACGGATGACACAGATGAAGCCTACGATCCATTTGCAGCTTTTGCAGAGAACACTGAAGAAGAGTCTCATGAACTAGATTCGCCAACGGAATCCGAGAGTTCGGAAGTTGATGGTGATGATCTCATCTCAGAAGCGTTGGCACGACTCGGAGTCACCGCCGACGATAATGCCAATCAGTTCGATGGTAGCACTGACACTGCTGAGCCAATCAAGGACTCAGAACCGACATCTTCCGGAATGCGGCCGGAACTTGCGGCAATGTTCGGCATTGAATCGGATCAGACGCACGACTCGCCAACGAGTCAAATGGAGCCTAACTCTGATCCATTCGATATCTTTGATACAGATCGATCAAGTGAAGATGTTGAGTCGTCTTCTGTTGAGTCGCCGGAGTTGGATTCGATCGCGACTTCAAGTGTGGACAACACTGACGATCAGGTCCAAGAAGAGATTGATGTCGACAATCCAGATTCCATCGCTCTCTATATGGAGCGACTCTTAGCCCGAAATCGAAAACCGGGAACCACAGACGCCGCAACCTCGGCACCGGTCAAGGAAGAACCACTTTCCGTGACCGAACCGAATGCGATTCGGAAGGAATCGACGGATACGGTCGAGGACGAAACACCACCGGCGGAACCAAAAGTTCCGAGAAAGAAAATCGACAAAGAAGCGGAACGTGCAGGCTTGGCGACGATGCGTGAACTGGCCAATTTCACGGCTCAGAGTGCGGTGGCTCGTCATAGTTGGAACAAGTTGCGGAATGCTGTCTTGCTTAAAATCGGACTTGCGACAACGTGTTTTGCAACAGCCGGAGTTCTGCTTGGCTTCAACATGCCACATTCGAAGATCTTCGCACCGATCGCCGTGTTGGGCGGTGGCTATGTCTGTGTCGAATTGGCGAAGTCGCTTCGTGAATTGAAGCGTGTTCCAAAGTCGAAGAGCAAGCGGAAGGAACGTCCATCGGCTAAAACCAACGAATTCGAATCAACTTGCTAAGTGTCCGATTCGGTAATGAGGTGTCGTCTGTCGGTTCCACAGGTTTGTAGGTGCCGAAAATTCGATCCCAGATATCAACTAAGATTCCGAAGTTGTGTCGCCACATTTTGTGATGATGATGCAAGTAGTGAACTGGGCGGGGCATCCAGAACACCATCTCGGGGTATTCATGCTGGAGCTGATGGGCATACGCCGAGAGCGCAGCGTAAAGAATGCCGCCAATCGCGTAGCCCAAGCCCGCAGGGATCGAATACAGGAAACCGAACCACAGAATCGGTAGGCTTCCCAAAGTGTAATCGCAGAATTCGAAGAACCATCCTTGCCCATCACCGTCTTGGTGGTGTCGTGCGTGCTTCTTGCTAAGAAACCCTCTGCCGTGCATCCAACGATGGACGACGTATTCCACGAGACTTGCGAATACGAGGGCGATGCCAAATGCAATGCCAAATTCGGTGAACTCGGATTGTGTCATCATTGTGGTTGAATCTGATGGGAATGTCGGCTCTTGAACACGCCCTCCAGCCACAAATGGACCGGATTTGAGCACTCAGGTGATCTTCGCTTCGCCTTTCCCTGTCATATTTTACGGCGGTTCGAGTCGGCGAATCAACAGCCGACTTCGAAGGTCTTCAATTCTTCATGAATTGAACCGCGTGCTTCATGAAATTTTGCTTGCTGCGCTGAGCATCGGAAACTAGTGGAATTGGGCGATTTTTGCCGATCACGTCGACCTTTGGGATTGCTCCTGAGATGTTGAATACACGGATCATGTTTGGCCGAAAGGATTATTACGGTTCGTCCGATCGGCTCTCCAGCAGTCGATGGAAACTCGATGAAATGGAAATGCCCAGGTCTTCCAGGAATGAACTCCATGAACAGTCGAAACCAAAGATTGCGAGCTCGCGGACGTCGAATCGCCGGCGTATTCGTTTCAGCGTGTATGTGTGGTCTTTGGCCGGCCACGTTGGGGACATCTCTCGCGGAAGCCGCCGATCCGAGTTACCAACGTTCAACACAAAGTAGCGGCCCTGGCTTGTTAAATCTCGAAGCCTTGGTCAAGAAACGGCCAGTCATGGTTTTGCCTTCACGGGAGTCGAAACCGACGACTCTAGTCAAACCATCGACGCCAGCGAGCGACTTGTTCGAAGTCGTTGAGCAATCGGCAAAGAGTTCTGCCACGGTGTCCACGCCGAAGGCAGTTCGTAAGGCGTCCACGCCGGTGACGGTTCCCACGGTGTCCCTGCCAGTGACGGTTCCCACGCAAGATGCCGTCCCAAAACCGACTTTGCGGGATGAGTCCCAGGATGCGTCGCCAATCGCGCAATCTGTATTCGAAACGGAATGGACTTCTGCGAGCCAGCCGAATGCGAATGTGGCAACGCAGGTGAGTTTCAGTTCTGTAGAGAGCCCGGAAAAAATCGATCCCGGCATTCAGAACCTCATCTCTGAGTTAACTGCCGAGGATCACGAAATTCGTCAAATGGCGGCGTTTACGTTGGGCGAGTCTGGTGAGGACGCGAAAGTCGCATTGCCGGCACTCCGTCAGTCGATGTTTAGCAACTATACCATGGTGCGACTGCACGCGGCGGAAGCGGTCGCGAAATTGAATCCTGGCGATGATGTGGCCATCGAAGTGTTGCTGCGAGGCCTGAGAGATGTGAACTCGGAAGTTCGTGTGATGGCTGCGACTGCGTTGTTCAGCGTTGCTCCGGCTCATCAGGCGGATGCTGTGACTGTTCTCAAGTCGTTGCAAAACGACCCGAACGAACATGTCCGATTGCTTGCCGAGACAGCGTTGCCGATCGAGGAAATCCAGCAACCGGCGCCGATGCCACAAGAGGCGTATGAGCTACCACGTCGGACGGTCGAAGTGACTCCGGTCGATGCCGAACCCGCGATTGAAGAGGAATCTGTACCAGGTGAAGTGAGCGAGATTTCGAGTCAACCGGTTGTGGAACCGCAAGCGGATGCCTTCGACGAACATTTCACATCCCCCCAATCAACTTCCGCAGCGTTACCACCAGAATCAAACACAGGGGGACTGACTCCGAGTGAGTCGAGCGTCTTGGCAGCGGAACCGGTCGAAAAGGCTACGGCATCACCAACGCTGTCTCCGGAATTGGCTGATCTCGCCACTCGACTTGGCTCGGCGGATCCGATCCAGCAAAAGTACGCCTTGAGTGAATTGGTCTGGTTTGGATCCGAGGCGCGTGCCGTCTTGCCGCAGGTTCAGACTTGCTTGGCTTCCAGTGATGAAGTGGTCCGTGCCCATGCCGCCAAGGCTTTGCATGAGATTGCACCGGAGTACGACCGTCAGGCGGTCAGCGTTCTGACGGAGTTAGTCGGTTCCGTGCAACCCGGTGTGAGCCCGTTGGCTGCGTATTTCTTAGGGGAATTCGACTCGAAAGCACTCTTGGCTTTACCGGCACTTCGTGAGGCGATGGCCAGTTCGGTTGGGTTGGATAAACTTCACGTCGCCGAAGCGATCTTGCGGATCGAACCTCAGGACGCAAACGCCGCTGCTACGTTGGTGCAGGCAGTTGCCGATGAGGATGAGTCCAGCCGATTCTTCGCCGCTTGTGCTCTGGTTGCAGCGGCACCGTATCATGACGACATCATTGTGCCAGCATTGACGACGGCACAAAGTGATTCGAGTGCTCGTGTTCGGATGGCAGCCGACACAACTCTCACGGGGTATCTGACCGAGCCCAAAGGTGTTGCAACAGTCGTGGTGGCCGAACCTGCCGAAGACGTGCCAACCTTCGATACCGTTGAAATCCAGCAGCAGGAAGTCACGCAGTTCGATCAGCCGACCGAAGAAGTTTCCCCGTTGGAACCGGCGGTGAACGAGGTTCAGGACCCAGGCCCGTCACAAGTTCAATTGGTGCAAGTCGAAGTCCCTGTTCCTGACACGAGCAACCAACCAGCGAACGTTCCCGGCGAACCGGCTGCGGATTCGACACCAACGGAGTTGGACACAAACATCCCGGTCCAGAAGTGGACTGCTCGGACGCCGGGGGAACTCAAGCCAATTCGATACGTGACCATCAACACCGCCCCGAAACGTCGGGATGAAGATGGTCGCTTGCAGGAACTTCCGACCAACTATGGTGCGGCTTATCTGGAGCAACAAGGACAAACGCGTACCGGGCAGGAATCCCGCCCTTGGATCGTGACCAGCAAGAGTTACGAGGCTCCCGCGTACTGTCACCGGCCGCTGTACTTTGAGGAAACCAATCTCGAACGGTATGGCCATCATTGGCACGGTGTGCAACCGCTGGTTTCGGCGGCTCACTTTTACGGGCGAATCCCGTTCATGCCTTACTTGGCGACGGTCTCGAAGCCATGGGAATGTGAGTACCCACTCGGCAAATATCGTCCGGGAAGTTGCTCCCCGTTTCAGCATGAACTCGTGCCGTTGCGAGCAGACGCGGCCCTGGTCCAAGTCGGTGCAATGGCGGTGCCATTCTTCATCATTCATTGACCCAACGAGAGACGACGAAAACCCTGTCTGATCCCCGCAGACGTAAAACCGCCCGCCGATCGCTAGTGATCGACGGGCGGTTTTTTCATGGATCAGTTTCAGAGACTATTTCGTTAGCGTTGCGGCAGCTTGGACGAGTTTTCGGAACTCTTCGCGTTGCCCAGTCGGGTCGTCTCCAACGGCACCGGCAGACAGTTCGCTGACGAGTGGCCAACTGGCTTGCCCTTTGTGCCCGGAATTCCGCAGCAACATTCCAAACGCCGCCACCGAGGCTTGCCATTCGAAGTCCGGCGAAGGTTGAACCGCTTCAGTGCCGAGATCGTGGACGGCGAATTTGTCGAGGTCGCTTTTGTCGGCATCGGGAGCCTTGTAGCGAAGTTTCAAAGTGCACAATTCTTTGGAATTCTCACCGGGGCGGCGGTCGGTGCGTTGATATTTCAAGTCATCCACTTTTGCGGCGACGGCAGGTAACGCGTCGAATGGAATGATTTCATACAACGCCGTTACTGAATGTCCAGCACCGATTTCGCCAGCGTCCTTGCGGTCATCATGGAAGTCTCGGGCGGCGAGCATTCGGTTTTCGTAGCCGACAAGCCGATAGGCACCGACTTTGGCGGGATTGAACTCAACTTGAATTTTCACGTCCTTGGCGATTGTGTACAACGTTCCCGCCAGTTCGCGTTCGAAAACCCGTTTGGCTTCCCGTTCGGAATCGATGTAGCCATAGAAGCCGTTGCCTTTGTCGGCGAGTTTCTCAAGTTTCCCATCCTTGAGGTTCCCCATGCCGAAACCGAGGACGCTCAAGAACACGCCGCTCTCACGTTTTTTCTCGATGACTTTCACTAACTCGCTGTCACTGCTGACGCCAACGTTGAAATCACCATCGGTGCAAAGAATGACCCGATTCGCACCGTCTTCGATGAAGTTCTGCACGGCTTGTTGGTAAGCGAGCGTAATTCCTGCTGCTCCGTTGGTCGATCCGCCGCTCTCGAGTTTGCGGATGATTTCCAGAATGTCGCCTTGTTGCTCGGCAGGTGTGCTGGGCAACGCAAGACCGGCATTCCCGGCGTAGGTTACGATGGCAATGCGATCGCCTTCGCCAAGTTGCTTGACGAGCATCTCCAGGCCGGTTTTCACCAACGGCAGTTTGTTACCGCTGGACATGGAACCGGACGTGTCGATGAGGAACACAAGATTCGTCGCGGGCCGTTGCTCCTTCAAAATCTCGCGGCCTTTCAAACCGAAGCGAACCAATCGGTGTTGTGGTTGCCAAGGACAAGGGGCGACTTCGGTGTTCACCGAGAACGGTTGCCCGTCCGCCGGCTGTGGATAGTCGTAGCGGAAGTAATTGAGAAGTTCTTCGATTCGCACAGCGTTCGGTGGTGGCAATTGCCCGTTGTTCAGGAACCGTCGCACATTTGCGTAAGAGGCGGTATCAACATCGATCGAGAACGTGGAAAGTGCCGACTGACCGGCGGGTTCAATGAACGGATTCTCGACAATTGGTTCGTATTGCTCCGCGGCGGGTTGTTCGCCTGCGGCAAGAACTCTGATTTTCTTCGCTGCCGGAATTCTCTGCCGCTGAAGCTCGATGGCCTTTCCAACAGTTGCTGCATCCAGGTCGGCAAGACCTTCGTTCAAACGCGGCACTTGTTCCTGAAATCCTTCAACCTTTTGGCGGACGGTTCCGTCGAGTACGCTCAGTTTCCTATTCAGGGTTTGTTGGAAGTCGTGCACAATCTGCGGTCCCTGAATCTTCCGTCGTTCGAATTCCTCCGCCTGTCCACCCCTTCGCCCATCAACGTTAGCACCCAGACCAAATTGATCGAAACGCGTGACGGCGGGTCCTGAATTAGATTGCGGAGTGGTGGCTCCCCAACGCACGTCTGACCGGCCCAGGTTCTGGTTGACTCTGCCTCGTTGGCGTGGCACACCATAAAGATTCGAAAAATACGAATTCTGGTTGGAGCGGTTACGGTACTCCCAAGTCTCCGCTACCGTTCCATACGACAATGGGGAGCCGAGTCCCTGCTTCGATTCGGCATCTTGAATCGAAAAACTGGTGACACCTTTTGGCTGTTGCGCAGTCACCGTTGATAAGGTTGTCATCCGACTGTCCGAAAAATTGACGGTCTTGTCCTTGGGCTGCGTTGATTGGGCAAACAATGAAACATCGCCAGGACCATTTCCCTGATCGACGAATTCGACAATCAGTTCATCATTCAGAGAATCCAGGCTGTCTGTCGTAGTGGACGTGGATACCTCTTGCGGGGGCTCAAGTTTCGCCAAGGTTTCCATCGGCGTTGGGGAAGCCTCCGAATTTAAAAGCACCGCAAAACCGGCCAGCAAAACCAGTGTGACAACCGCCAACACGGGAGCCGATCCTTGGCGGGAGGTCGGGGCGTCCGTCCGTGTTCCGGAGACCGGAGGCTGTGCAGCTGCGACGATTTTCTCCCGTCGCGATGAATCCAATCGCCATTCCGGTTCCTGATCGAACACATTGCCGAGCAGCGAAATGGTTTCGCGTGTTTCCTCGACAGCTGCTTGCAATTCGGTCGAACGAGCGAGTTCCAATTTGAACACACTCAAGTCCGGTTCGTGGAGTTCGCCAAGAATATAAGCCGTGATCCGTGGATCATCGAAGGAATATGTCATCTGAAACCTCAAGGGTAAATGTGCGTGGGAATCAGCGATGGGAACTGAGTTGTTTGCGGAGGGTTGTCAGTGCTTGATGAATCAAGAAACCGACGTTGGAGACGCTCAAGCCGGTGACTTGACCGATCTCGCGATAGCTAAGCCCCGAGTGAAACTTCAGCCGCACGACCTCTTGTTGGTTCACCGGCAACGCGTGCAAGCAATCCAGCAACTGTTGAGCGGTCTCGTCCTGTTCGATTTTTGTGCCTGGCATGGGGGTGGCGTCTTGGGCCGTTCTTAGCGAGACTTCAGCCGACGTGGTCATGCGATTCTCCCGGCGAATGTGGTTAAGGGCCTCGTTCCGACAAACGGTGAACAGCCAACCGCCGAGATTCTGATGCACGTCGGCGGGGGTTTGGCGACAGAGCTTCAAAAACGTATTCTGCACGACGTCGTAGGCGGCTTCGTTCGAACCGGTCATGCGACGTGCGTAGCCGATCAATCGACTCTCGTACTGATCGAGTGCCGACTGGATCCAAGCGGAGGTGTTGCCGTTCCGATTCATACGCCGCTTTCGCTGTTCATCATTCAACAGGTACTCCAAGAACCGACGTGATCACATTTCCTTAGACGAAATCAGCCGCGTCACCAGAAAAACTTTAAAATTCCGACTGCGGTCAATAAAATCAGCGTGGCCGCTCCCGAAATCTTCATCCGAATCTTGATGTCGGATTGGGAACCGCATACAAGATGTGGTAGCCTTCTCATACGAATCTCGATTAGTGTACTGAGATTCGGGGGAAACACGTGTGGACATTCGTCAATCTTCTTGGCAGAATGTCGATGATGCGTCATGGATGAGCCTCAATCCCTTTGAAACTGTTGAAGATCGCGTATGTCAGCCTCCCAAATTGACCGATCCCAATACCGTGTCTACTGTGCCGGACCGCTCTTCAATCAGTCTGAGCGGGACGAGATGCAGAAAATCGCCGATTGCCTGTGCGACGCCGGTTTTTCGGTATTCCTGCCACACCGTGATGGCATGGAATTTCGGTTGGTCGTGGAAGTTTTGACTGAACGTGGATTCGAACCGGCTCAGGCGGCGTTGTTCTTGCATGCCGCGATTTTCTCGCTGGATGTTTATCAGTTGTCCACCGAGTGTGACGCCATGGTTTGGAATCTCAATGGTCGAACGCCAGACGAGGGTGCGGTATCGGAAGCTGCATTGGCCTGGTCGCTCGGCAAACCGTTGGTGGCGTACACGGATGATGTTCGCAGCTTAATCGCAGGTCGATTCAATCCGTTGTTGGTTGGTTTGGTCGACTTTGTCACGCACGATTGTATTACAGATTTGCCCGATAAACTCACTCATGCCTGTGCCGAGAGTGCGGGGAGTTTGCGGGGGACACGTTCGTTGTCGCCGAAAATGCAGCAAACCATCGCGGATGGCCGGTGTCTCTGGCAAGCGATGCAATCGGCCGACGCTAGTGGTGACAACGAACTGATCGCGGATTGTGTCGCCGAACTGTTCGCCCCGGACGGCATCGAACCCAATGGTCGCTCGGAAGTCAGT
This window encodes:
- a CDS encoding SDR family NAD(P)-dependent oxidoreductase: MKTLRGKKALVTGAASGLGRAIALALAHEGVDLFLLDIDEAGLNEVIFEVTALRVCAVGRQCDLTKPEDITAAVEDLKKRWQHVDILVNNAGVAYYGPTHKMTAEQWDWILDINLRAPVRLVQELLPTLLERPESHILNMGSISGLVAGGRFAAYHVSKFGIVGFSEALRAEYGRKGIGVSVLCPGPVRTKLYENAAGGRPEKPVPTPPRWICTTEEKVAKAAVKAIRKNKRMILLTPLAHMLYTTKRIAPWFLDALSQIGRKKKHKATPAKPVESSQQRSRAA
- a CDS encoding FHA domain-containing protein, whose protein sequence is MFAVSDEDSKNRSIQGDVAIGLVLEPTRRIANIRAVLLERGEWTIGSAEDCAIQLIVPGVQPRHATISVAAHQTILEASDSRTWHNDGPFRRAVLNPGDRIAIGPVEFRVRAATQEEIQKHSNTQVASSSVANPTSPEPHSLPASTNTPSQSSGATSLLNLEADRLARMRADLERKLDVLTSREQELIAEERSVQEEMNRQRATLESESSALRDRAADLRRQEDSLERQTRSFQRRTEEFETTVATREAKLDEAESKISLERESLNRERSDFIKEKEQLQESLADERSQLDSEREQHRSLMRSVEEEQDKLQGQTEELSRREEKLVAAETDLSHRLDDLQTRESAFNEQFAEYKQKQQELQSRQEEWEYQRQEFERQQQELESRVEQLQVREREFETAYLNSQTKADDLERHHHVFSDLKAEFSTAATELLGRQRAVEEREKDVADRLAQNTNTEHELNQLRMQLETDRTQVASERSELVEAARRIDERLEAVCQAEATISDQEEVLREREDSVAHRETVLTESEDQLRSLQEQVEADQRALKERVAAHEKESEALTRLRTELESLQESLDAQSSQVQTETKSLASRQEEISSLEKSLNERNYALQLDTEKLSELQKELNSRQVSLDEVEEKLQKEKKALASERDEFEAQRLTLNQERQELATEMDAMTELRSELESWQTSLDEESRQLQLDKESFNEEREKFTQETKHSQQQESDAPQNELTSLRDQIASQQSQFIEQKTACSQLESEVERLKSELTSKDSELVDLRQQLESLHTHRTEDQETNLSLTEQVASLENRLSQETAEFDQCKHELRNARNELEESCDALAKQAEELQELRRQLESRSVPEPNKSEIDDKLALLNQAEELRIAFEELETRQSALAEREQFLDRQTQQLANREVEVDQLLASLEDTSSALTEHRAAFVDALGAIEKTDEENTREVVGADEFTAEREELERLRAEIELERESLDAEKTRLATLQADLEQQSPSIENSNADQVDNLEDLAKIENESTTTTDDTDEAYDPFAAFAENTEEESHELDSPTESESSEVDGDDLISEALARLGVTADDNANQFDGSTDTAEPIKDSEPTSSGMRPELAAMFGIESDQTHDSPTSQMEPNSDPFDIFDTDRSSEDVESSSVESPELDSIATSSVDNTDDQVQEEIDVDNPDSIALYMERLLARNRKPGTTDAATSAPVKEEPLSVTEPNAIRKESTDTVEDETPPAEPKVPRKKIDKEAERAGLATMRELANFTAQSAVARHSWNKLRNAVLLKIGLATTCFATAGVLLGFNMPHSKIFAPIAVLGGGYVCVELAKSLRELKRVPKSKSKRKERPSAKTNEFESTC
- a CDS encoding sterol desaturase family protein; this translates as MMTQSEFTEFGIAFGIALVFASLVEYVVHRWMHGRGFLSKKHARHHQDGDGQGWFFEFCDYTLGSLPILWFGFLYSIPAGLGYAIGGILYAALSAYAHQLQHEYPEMVFWMPRPVHYLHHHHKMWRHNFGILVDIWDRIFGTYKPVEPTDDTSLPNRTLSKLIRIRWF